In Pedobacter sp. WC2423, the following are encoded in one genomic region:
- a CDS encoding heavy metal translocating P-type ATPase, with the protein MATKNIDTCCDTATIAEKKTAAAHKPHQHDDHNHGDHGHSHDDHDHDHDHDHGDGENSGWKGQIPLLTSLAILAVMLTLEYGFKIIPAKPVSLLVFGAAYLLAGYNVLKLAFRKAMRLDFFNEFFLMSVATIGAFSIGSYSEGVAVMVFYSIGEWFQDVAVSNAKRSIKALLDIRPDTVDLIRDGKITTVKPADVEIGELIQVRAGEKVALDGELVSDKGTFNTAAMTGESKPDSKAKGDRVLAGMINLNTVIEVKVLSLFKDSKLNRILEMVQDATARKSKTQLFISRFAKVYTPIVFALAVLVVALPYLLVTNYIFADWLYRGLVFLVISCPCALVVSIPLGYFGGIGLASKNGILFKGSNFLDVMTTINTVVMDKTGTLTKGVFKVQRVNAVHGDEKELLRLTAAVESKSTHPIATAVTLHAGDVLQGTKIGEVEEVPGKGLKGLIDGKQVLAGNIRLLDQFNITYAEEVAQEEDTVVVVAIDGVYAGFITIADELKEDAIQAVKEMHAMKIQTVMLSGDKQAVVNKTGRLLGIDRAFGDLLPENKVEKVEELKQQGRHIAFVGDGINDAPVVALADAGIAMGGLGSDATIETADIVIQNDMPSKIVTAIKIGRLTKNIVWQNIALAMGVKVIVLILGAGGVATLWEAVIADVGVALLAILNAVRIQKMKL; encoded by the coding sequence ATGGCCACAAAAAATATAGATACCTGCTGTGACACAGCTACAATTGCAGAGAAAAAAACAGCCGCAGCGCACAAGCCACATCAGCATGATGACCACAATCATGGCGATCATGGCCACAGTCACGATGACCACGACCACGACCATGACCACGACCATGGAGATGGTGAAAATTCAGGCTGGAAAGGCCAGATTCCTTTATTAACTTCCTTAGCAATATTAGCAGTGATGTTAACGCTGGAATATGGTTTTAAAATCATACCAGCCAAACCGGTTTCCCTGCTGGTTTTTGGGGCTGCTTACCTGCTTGCCGGATATAATGTATTGAAATTAGCTTTCAGAAAAGCTATGCGACTGGACTTCTTCAACGAGTTTTTCCTGATGAGTGTGGCAACAATTGGCGCCTTCTCTATTGGGTCTTACAGCGAAGGTGTTGCAGTGATGGTATTTTATTCTATCGGAGAATGGTTCCAGGATGTAGCCGTATCTAACGCAAAACGCAGTATTAAAGCATTATTGGATATCCGTCCGGATACGGTAGATCTAATCAGGGATGGTAAAATAACCACAGTTAAACCTGCTGATGTTGAAATTGGTGAACTTATTCAGGTCAGGGCCGGAGAAAAAGTAGCGCTTGATGGCGAACTGGTTTCTGATAAAGGAACATTCAATACCGCTGCGATGACCGGGGAGAGTAAACCGGATTCCAAAGCAAAAGGTGACCGTGTACTGGCCGGGATGATTAACTTAAATACGGTTATTGAGGTTAAAGTATTATCGCTTTTCAAAGATAGTAAGCTGAACAGAATCCTTGAAATGGTACAGGATGCAACGGCAAGAAAGTCTAAAACCCAGTTGTTCATTTCCAGATTTGCGAAAGTCTACACTCCTATTGTATTCGCTTTAGCGGTACTGGTAGTAGCCCTGCCTTATCTATTGGTAACTAACTATATTTTTGCAGACTGGTTGTACCGCGGACTTGTTTTCTTAGTGATCAGCTGCCCTTGTGCTTTAGTTGTTTCTATTCCACTGGGTTATTTTGGAGGTATAGGCCTTGCTTCTAAAAATGGCATTCTGTTCAAAGGATCAAACTTCCTGGACGTGATGACTACGATTAATACCGTAGTGATGGATAAAACCGGAACACTGACCAAAGGTGTCTTCAAAGTGCAGCGTGTAAATGCAGTACATGGTGATGAAAAAGAATTATTGCGTTTAACTGCTGCCGTAGAGAGCAAATCTACCCACCCTATTGCTACCGCGGTGACTTTACATGCAGGTGATGTTTTACAGGGCACAAAGATTGGTGAGGTGGAAGAAGTACCTGGAAAAGGACTTAAAGGCCTGATTGATGGCAAACAGGTACTGGCCGGAAACATCAGGTTGCTGGATCAGTTTAACATTACTTATGCTGAGGAAGTAGCTCAGGAAGAAGATACTGTGGTTGTCGTTGCGATAGATGGCGTTTATGCTGGATTTATTACGATCGCTGATGAGCTGAAAGAAGATGCCATACAAGCCGTAAAGGAAATGCACGCCATGAAAATCCAGACGGTGATGCTCAGTGGTGACAAACAGGCTGTTGTTAACAAAACAGGCAGATTACTGGGAATAGACCGCGCTTTTGGTGACCTGTTACCAGAAAACAAAGTAGAAAAAGTAGAAGAGCTGAAGCAGCAGGGCAGACATATCGCTTTTGTTGGAGACGGGATTAATGATGCTCCGGTTGTTGCGCTGGCTGATGCAGGGATCGCGATGGGCGGATTGGGTAGCGATGCGACTATTGAAACTGCGGACATTGTAATCCAGAACGATATGCCTTCAAAAATTGTCACAGCGATTAAAATCGGAAGATTGACTAAAAACATTGTATGGCAGAATATCGCACTGGCCATGGGTGTAAAAGTAATTGTGCTGATTTTAGGAGCCGGTGGCGTTGCAACTTTATGGGAAGCTGTAATCGCAGATGTAGGTGTTGCCCTACTCGCGATTTTAAATGCGGTAAGGATTCAAAAAATGAAGCTTTAA
- the alaS gene encoding alanine--tRNA ligase has protein sequence MTAKEIRHAYLAFFESKQHHIVSSAPIVVKNDPTLMFTNAGMNQFKDIFLGEAPARYPRVTDTQRCLRVSGKHNDLEEVGIDTYHHTMFEMLGNWSFGDYFKKEAIAWSWELLTEVYGIPKDKLYVSIFQGDEKEGLPRDTEAFELWKQYVPEDRIVLGNKKDNFWEMGDMGPCGPCSEIHVDCRPDHERAATSGKELVNADHPQVIEIWNNVFMQFNRLKDGSLQPLPAQHVDTGMGFERLVRVLQNKASNYDTDVFQPLIQFIAKKAGIAYGADEKTDIAMRVMADHIRAISFVIADGQLPANNKAGYVIRRILRRAVRYAYTFLDLKEPFLNQLVPVLAEQFKGVFEELVLQQDFVQKVVLEEEVSFLRTLATGIQRFENYTAKQADFLMSENAIDLEKSFEDPWVYSILKDQMVISGDFAFELQDTYGFPIDLTELMAREKRWTVDMEGYQQSLQKQKARSRAATAIDTGDWITVHDDPETEFVGYDFLEIETRILKYRQVTAKGKEQYQIVLQKTPFYGESGGQVGDTGRLEDHSRMFSVEITDTKKENGVIVHFADALPEDIDGQFWAVVDEDKRVQTNNNHSATHLLHAALKSVLGDHVNQKGSLVNADYLRFDFSHFTKITEDELAAIEHIVNKRVRDNIALKEQRLVPYEEALSSGVTALFGEKYGDFVRIITFDDNYSKELCGGTHVQSTGQIGYFKIIAESAVAAGVRRIEAITADRAEEFIINQDKEISELKALLKGNKDLTAAVTALIEENNKLKKEAEKAVAERSGNLKHEIVHHMKTINGINMIAVHVDLPNADAVKNLAFSIKDIVDNLYLVFTTLIDDKPGISVMLSDNLVADKKLNASNMVRELAKDIQGGGGGQPFYATAGGKNKDGLAKVLEKAATLIQ, from the coding sequence ATGACAGCAAAAGAAATCAGACACGCATATTTAGCATTTTTTGAATCTAAACAACACCATATCGTTTCATCGGCACCTATCGTTGTAAAAAATGATCCGACACTGATGTTCACCAATGCAGGTATGAATCAGTTTAAAGACATTTTTTTGGGAGAGGCACCCGCCAGATATCCAAGAGTAACCGATACACAACGCTGTTTAAGGGTTTCCGGTAAACACAATGATCTGGAAGAAGTGGGTATAGATACCTATCACCATACCATGTTCGAGATGCTGGGCAACTGGAGTTTCGGTGACTACTTCAAGAAAGAAGCGATTGCCTGGAGCTGGGAATTGCTGACAGAAGTTTATGGTATCCCCAAAGACAAATTATATGTTTCCATTTTTCAAGGAGACGAAAAAGAAGGGCTTCCAAGGGACACCGAGGCTTTCGAATTGTGGAAGCAATATGTTCCCGAAGACCGCATTGTTCTGGGAAATAAAAAAGATAATTTCTGGGAAATGGGAGACATGGGGCCCTGTGGTCCATGTTCTGAAATCCATGTAGACTGCCGTCCTGATCATGAACGTGCAGCCACAAGCGGAAAAGAATTGGTAAACGCTGATCATCCGCAGGTGATCGAGATCTGGAACAATGTATTTATGCAGTTCAACAGATTAAAAGATGGTTCACTGCAACCTTTACCTGCACAGCACGTAGATACAGGAATGGGCTTTGAACGCCTGGTCCGTGTATTGCAGAATAAGGCTTCAAACTATGATACTGATGTGTTTCAGCCATTGATCCAGTTCATTGCAAAAAAAGCTGGTATAGCTTATGGCGCTGATGAAAAAACGGACATTGCGATGCGTGTTATGGCCGATCATATCCGTGCAATTTCATTCGTCATTGCAGACGGACAACTACCAGCAAACAATAAAGCAGGGTATGTAATCCGCAGGATTTTAAGAAGAGCGGTACGTTATGCCTATACTTTCCTGGATTTGAAAGAACCTTTCTTAAACCAGTTGGTACCTGTTCTTGCAGAACAGTTCAAAGGCGTTTTTGAAGAACTGGTTTTACAGCAGGATTTCGTTCAGAAAGTAGTATTGGAAGAAGAAGTTTCTTTCCTGAGAACACTGGCTACAGGTATTCAGCGTTTTGAAAATTACACTGCTAAACAAGCAGATTTCCTGATGTCTGAAAATGCAATTGACCTGGAGAAATCTTTTGAAGATCCATGGGTTTACAGCATATTGAAAGATCAGATGGTCATTTCAGGTGATTTTGCTTTTGAATTGCAGGATACTTACGGATTCCCGATTGACCTGACTGAACTGATGGCAAGGGAGAAAAGATGGACTGTGGATATGGAGGGATATCAGCAAAGCCTTCAGAAACAAAAAGCCAGATCAAGAGCTGCTACAGCCATCGATACCGGTGACTGGATTACTGTTCATGATGATCCCGAAACAGAATTTGTGGGGTATGACTTCCTGGAAATTGAAACCAGAATATTAAAATACAGACAAGTAACAGCCAAAGGAAAAGAGCAGTATCAGATCGTATTGCAAAAAACTCCTTTCTATGGGGAAAGCGGTGGCCAGGTAGGTGATACCGGCCGTCTGGAAGACCATAGCAGAATGTTCTCGGTTGAAATTACGGATACTAAAAAGGAGAATGGTGTGATTGTACATTTCGCAGACGCTTTACCTGAAGACATAGATGGTCAGTTCTGGGCTGTTGTAGATGAAGATAAGCGCGTACAAACAAATAACAACCACTCTGCGACACATTTACTGCACGCGGCATTAAAGAGCGTCCTGGGAGACCATGTGAATCAAAAGGGATCTCTGGTCAATGCAGATTACCTGCGTTTCGATTTTTCGCATTTTACCAAGATCACTGAGGATGAATTAGCAGCGATCGAACACATCGTTAATAAAAGGGTAAGAGATAACATCGCGTTAAAAGAGCAAAGACTTGTCCCTTATGAAGAAGCATTGTCCAGTGGGGTAACTGCTTTGTTCGGAGAAAAGTACGGCGACTTTGTGCGTATTATTACTTTCGATGATAATTATTCAAAAGAATTATGTGGAGGTACACACGTTCAGTCAACTGGTCAGATTGGGTACTTTAAGATTATTGCTGAGAGTGCTGTGGCTGCGGGCGTAAGGCGTATTGAAGCGATTACAGCTGATCGTGCAGAAGAGTTTATCATCAATCAGGATAAGGAAATCAGTGAGTTAAAAGCACTGCTTAAAGGAAATAAAGACCTGACTGCTGCGGTTACTGCTTTGATTGAAGAAAATAACAAGCTTAAAAAAGAGGCAGAAAAAGCAGTTGCAGAGCGTTCAGGAAATCTTAAACATGAAATCGTTCACCATATGAAAACGATCAACGGCATCAATATGATAGCTGTTCATGTGGATCTTCCTAATGCAGATGCAGTGAAAAATCTTGCTTTCTCCATCAAGGATATTGTAGATAACCTGTACCTGGTTTTCACCACATTAATTGATGACAAACCTGGGATCAGCGTGATGTTGTCTGATAACCTGGTTGCGGATAAAAAACTTAATGCCTCGAATATGGTTAGAGAATTAGCTAAAGATATTCAGGGTGGTGGTGGAGGTCAGCCTTTTTACGCTACTGCCGGAGGAAAAAATAAAGATGGATTAGCTAAGGTGCTGGAAAAAGCGGCAACGCTGATTCAGTAA
- a CDS encoding MerR family transcriptional regulator: MPYKEREINKMYYTMGEVTEMFNVNASQIRFYEKEFDVLQPKKNKKGNRLFTPEDIENLKIIFHLVDDKGFTLKGAKDHLKNNSADVKENQKIIASLEKLKDFLLKLNDEI; the protein is encoded by the coding sequence ATGCCTTACAAGGAACGGGAAATTAATAAAATGTATTATACGATGGGTGAGGTGACGGAAATGTTCAATGTAAACGCCTCACAGATCCGCTTTTACGAGAAGGAATTTGACGTTCTCCAGCCTAAGAAAAACAAGAAAGGAAACCGTCTTTTCACTCCGGAAGATATTGAAAATTTAAAGATCATTTTCCACCTGGTGGATGATAAAGGTTTTACACTTAAAGGTGCAAAAGATCATTTAAAGAATAATAGTGCAGATGTTAAAGAGAACCAGAAGATCATTGCATCACTGGAAAAATTAAAAGACTTCTTATTAAAGTTAAACGACGAAATTTAA
- a CDS encoding helix-hairpin-helix domain-containing protein encodes MPKSAISSIQCPGLQSIRITLPGCGILLSIVLFCPCNTAFAQEDVQLKEITATLSANFSAEDLSELTEQLSFYLKHPLDLNRTSPEQLKELFFLSSLQISNFFTHTRLSGKLKDVLELQAIAGFDVATITRLLPFVTVKEELPLDFSKAGKGLSELTLRYGRLLEKQKGYHDLPGSRYLGTPEKLLLKYSYHLNAQAALSIVAKKDAGESFFSGNSKSGFDFISGSLALYNSGRFKKIVAGDYSLQFGQGLSLWSGSSFGKGDDVAGIAKKDTGLKPYTSANEYSFFRGAGATYSLLKNTDLTVFISLRNLDASLTKSAEGNAQLSAISTSGLHRTAAENEHKGKLGLLLYGVALTYTKNSLDLGITACHSSYQHEFITGTQRYKQYNFSGRELTNLGLHYNYTFRNIYFFGEAAHSIPGGTAVLTGAMASLSPRISAVVLFRNYEKEHVSFYNKAAGEGSTAANEKGVYTGLHINVTKKWTLSAYGDVFWFPWAKYRIDGASSGHELTTRISFKPDKKFKAMLSYQLKHTQQNEGSGKPVNPIADLRKDNYRLESTIRLNRKITLQNRFELTRYQKGTAAAEYGYLFYQDAAWHPVSSRISANLRLAFFHTPSYNSRIYAYEDDVLHGTGSGIYSGKGIRSYFNLSYNLSRQLKVWGRYAVYLYPGMEQTGSGLEEINGNKKSEIKLQLRYQF; translated from the coding sequence ATGCCAAAGTCAGCTATCTCTTCCATCCAGTGTCCCGGGCTACAAAGTATCAGAATAACTTTGCCGGGATGCGGAATCTTACTCTCCATAGTTCTTTTTTGCCCTTGCAACACTGCATTTGCTCAGGAAGACGTGCAGCTCAAAGAAATAACCGCAACGCTTTCAGCTAATTTCTCAGCAGAAGATCTTTCTGAACTGACTGAACAGCTGTCTTTTTATCTGAAACATCCGCTGGATCTCAACAGAACCAGCCCGGAACAGCTAAAAGAGCTATTCTTTCTTTCCTCACTACAGATCAGTAACTTTTTCACCCATACCCGGCTCAGCGGAAAACTAAAGGATGTGCTGGAACTTCAGGCCATAGCCGGTTTTGATGTTGCAACAATTACCAGGCTGCTCCCATTTGTGACAGTGAAGGAAGAGTTACCACTTGATTTCAGTAAAGCAGGCAAGGGGCTCAGTGAGCTTACCCTGAGATATGGACGGCTGCTGGAAAAACAAAAAGGTTATCATGACCTTCCGGGAAGCAGGTATCTGGGCACTCCGGAAAAACTGTTGCTGAAGTACAGCTATCATCTGAATGCTCAGGCTGCACTTTCCATTGTCGCCAAAAAGGATGCCGGGGAAAGCTTTTTCAGCGGCAACAGCAAAAGTGGTTTTGATTTTATTTCAGGAAGCCTGGCCTTGTATAATTCCGGCAGATTTAAAAAGATCGTTGCTGGAGATTACAGCTTGCAATTTGGCCAGGGTTTAAGTCTCTGGTCCGGTTCATCTTTTGGAAAAGGGGATGATGTAGCAGGAATAGCAAAAAAGGATACCGGGCTTAAACCCTATACTTCTGCTAACGAATATTCATTTTTCAGAGGCGCAGGTGCAACATATAGTTTATTAAAAAACACAGACTTAACAGTTTTTATATCACTTAGAAATTTAGACGCAAGCTTAACCAAATCTGCTGAAGGCAATGCGCAGTTATCAGCAATCAGCACCAGTGGTTTACATCGGACAGCCGCCGAAAATGAGCATAAAGGGAAGCTGGGTTTATTACTTTACGGGGTGGCTTTAACTTATACCAAAAACAGTCTGGACCTGGGAATTACAGCCTGTCATTCCAGTTATCAGCATGAATTTATTACAGGTACCCAGCGTTACAAACAGTATAATTTCAGCGGCAGGGAACTCACAAATCTTGGTCTTCATTACAATTATACCTTCAGGAATATTTATTTTTTTGGTGAGGCGGCTCATAGCATTCCCGGTGGTACAGCAGTACTCACCGGGGCTATGGCCAGCTTGTCTCCCCGCATCTCTGCTGTAGTTCTTTTCCGTAATTATGAGAAAGAACATGTTAGCTTTTACAACAAAGCGGCCGGAGAAGGAAGTACCGCTGCCAACGAAAAAGGAGTTTACACCGGTTTGCACATCAATGTGACGAAAAAGTGGACTTTATCTGCTTATGGCGATGTTTTTTGGTTTCCATGGGCAAAGTACAGGATCGACGGGGCTTCTTCAGGGCATGAATTAACTACCAGAATCAGCTTTAAGCCAGATAAAAAGTTTAAAGCCATGCTGAGTTATCAGCTTAAACATACCCAACAGAACGAAGGTTCAGGCAAACCTGTAAACCCAATAGCTGACCTCAGAAAGGATAATTACAGGCTGGAGAGTACAATCAGGCTTAACAGGAAAATAACACTTCAAAACCGCTTTGAACTGACCCGTTATCAAAAAGGAACTGCCGCTGCTGAATACGGATATCTGTTTTACCAGGACGCGGCCTGGCACCCTGTGTCTTCCAGGATTTCAGCGAATCTCAGGCTGGCTTTTTTTCATACTCCATCTTACAACAGCAGGATCTATGCTTACGAAGATGACGTACTGCACGGTACGGGTTCCGGTATTTATAGCGGCAAAGGAATCAGGTCTTATTTTAACCTGAGTTATAACTTATCCAGGCAGCTCAAAGTATGGGGCAGATATGCTGTTTACCTCTATCCGGGAATGGAGCAAACAGGTTCCGGACTGGAAGAAATCAACGGCAATAAAAAGTCTGAAATTAAACTTCAGCTCCGTTATCAGTTCTAA
- a CDS encoding ComEC/Rec2 family competence protein, whose amino-acid sequence MRIRQTISVFGRILLPFCIGLWVLHVANNTKLNLPALILTIFVFILSLIISFLYTLLKVYNYKSLLAILINLLFFSLGLLWYSNADMLGNPNNFSYHQADFLSISIADEPQQQGTVLRFKAKVLANYTGHQKQQTSGYLLIALASDSAHPVPLHYGENYFIPAHYKAVAAPDNPAEFDFRSWLAMQNIHHQLFLQPEELIAARTNTGMPLISFALALRKSQVAIYRNLLKDDNAFAVASTLILGYRADLSAGTLAAYSKTGTIHALSVSGMHVGIIYLVLNWALSWMDRKTWLKWSKVLLLLILIWGYAVLTGCSASVLRSAIMLSIFILAKAVQNQANSYQVLYFSAFCLLLYNPFFFWDVGFQLSYMAVLGLIYLQPELEQLFSFKSFWLRKLWSLISLSVAAQLFTFPLSSYYFHQFPVYFILSNLFIVLPVTLLMYIGILLLLFRLYWIAPLFEWLIIFMNRGLEKIAVLPYSNINMIWFTKTELILLCLFLLLLCTALQQRNKYYFTLSVLSLGCFQVMLVKDELSAARQQRIIPFTLNRNYAVAFISSARAVLVTDLQPADQAFKFHIQPALDQLKVREITCLKWEEACHTKNPEIREHQLVFGNFRVLLLDSTFNNRTIIGKPVFDVIWVHGEPQLKMAELRTAVVFRKIWIDATNSNAAIRRHQLDTINFSKSTLVLKPGFR is encoded by the coding sequence ATGCGCATCCGGCAAACCATTAGTGTTTTCGGCAGAATTCTGCTTCCTTTTTGCATAGGATTGTGGGTTTTGCACGTGGCAAATAATACCAAATTAAATTTGCCAGCATTAATACTGACCATTTTTGTATTTATTTTATCACTAATAATCAGTTTTTTATACACATTACTTAAAGTTTATAATTACAAATCATTACTGGCAATTCTGATTAATCTGCTCTTTTTTAGCCTGGGATTACTCTGGTATTCCAACGCAGATATGCTCGGAAATCCGAACAACTTTTCTTATCATCAGGCAGATTTCCTGAGCATTTCAATAGCTGATGAACCGCAGCAGCAGGGTACAGTTTTAAGATTTAAAGCAAAGGTGCTGGCAAACTATACTGGTCATCAAAAGCAGCAGACATCGGGCTATTTACTAATTGCCCTGGCTTCAGATTCAGCACACCCAGTTCCGCTGCATTACGGAGAAAATTACTTTATCCCGGCACACTATAAAGCAGTAGCCGCACCTGATAACCCCGCTGAATTTGACTTCAGATCCTGGCTGGCTATGCAAAACATTCACCATCAGCTTTTCCTTCAGCCAGAAGAATTGATTGCTGCCAGAACGAATACAGGAATGCCCCTGATCAGCTTTGCGCTGGCACTCCGGAAAAGCCAGGTAGCTATTTACAGGAATCTGCTTAAAGATGATAATGCCTTTGCTGTTGCCTCTACGCTGATCCTTGGCTACCGGGCAGATTTAAGTGCCGGAACATTAGCCGCTTATTCAAAAACAGGGACTATTCATGCGCTCTCAGTTTCAGGGATGCATGTGGGGATTATTTACCTGGTGCTCAACTGGGCATTGAGCTGGATGGACAGGAAAACCTGGCTAAAATGGAGCAAAGTTCTGCTTTTGTTAATCCTGATCTGGGGTTATGCGGTATTAACAGGCTGCTCTGCCTCTGTGCTGCGTTCAGCAATTATGCTGAGTATATTCATTCTGGCTAAGGCTGTGCAGAACCAGGCAAACAGTTATCAGGTATTATATTTTTCAGCTTTCTGCTTGTTGCTCTATAATCCATTTTTCTTTTGGGATGTGGGTTTTCAACTCTCCTATATGGCTGTGCTGGGGTTAATTTATTTACAGCCAGAACTGGAACAACTGTTCAGTTTCAAATCATTCTGGTTAAGAAAACTCTGGAGTCTGATCAGCCTTTCGGTTGCCGCACAGCTCTTCACTTTCCCGCTGAGCAGTTATTATTTTCATCAGTTCCCGGTATATTTCATTTTGAGTAACCTGTTCATTGTACTTCCAGTTACCCTGCTGATGTACATAGGTATTCTACTCTTATTGTTTCGTTTATACTGGATCGCTCCACTGTTTGAATGGCTGATTATTTTCATGAACCGCGGACTGGAAAAAATTGCAGTTCTCCCCTACTCAAACATTAATATGATCTGGTTTACAAAAACTGAGCTTATTCTACTTTGCCTGTTTCTGCTCCTGCTTTGCACTGCGCTTCAACAAAGGAACAAATACTACTTCACACTTTCGGTTTTGAGCCTGGGCTGTTTTCAAGTGATGCTGGTCAAAGATGAGCTTAGCGCAGCAAGGCAACAAAGGATCATTCCTTTTACCTTAAACAGAAATTATGCTGTTGCTTTTATCAGCTCAGCCCGGGCAGTTCTGGTCACTGATTTACAACCAGCCGATCAAGCCTTTAAATTCCATATACAGCCCGCACTGGATCAATTAAAAGTACGCGAAATCACCTGTCTGAAATGGGAGGAAGCCTGCCATACCAAAAATCCTGAGATCAGAGAGCATCAGCTTGTTTTTGGGAATTTCAGGGTATTGTTACTGGATAGTACTTTCAATAACCGCACTATTATAGGAAAACCTGTTTTCGATGTAATCTGGGTACATGGGGAACCACAATTAAAAATGGCAGAGCTGAGAACAGCTGTAGTTTTCCGGAAAATATGGATAGATGCAACCAATAGCAATGCAGCAATCCGTCGACACCAGCTGGATACTATAAATTTTAGCAAGTCAACACTGGTGCTAAAACCTGGTTTCCGCTAA
- a CDS encoding enoyl-CoA hydratase/isomerase family protein has protein sequence MTSPLVLYTVTDRIATISLNRPDKRNAFSPELVSSLTETLLKASDDEEVKVIILKAIGPVFSAGADLAYLQQLQNNTHEENVQDSQNLKTLFTTIYYLPKVVIAQVEGHAIAGGCGLATVCDVTFAVPEAGFGYTEVKLGFVPAIVSCFLMRKTSETIAKKILLTGDLFSAEQALAYNLITYVTNKDEISQKVQDFAQKLCNEASGNALMVTKQLIGQTTNPELEKSLNLAVQINARVRESEDFKKGIASFLSKEKIKW, from the coding sequence ATGACATCACCCCTGGTATTATATACGGTAACTGACCGTATTGCTACGATTTCACTGAACCGTCCCGATAAACGCAATGCCTTTAGCCCGGAACTGGTCAGTTCTTTAACGGAGACTTTATTAAAAGCATCTGATGACGAAGAGGTAAAAGTGATCATTTTAAAGGCCATTGGCCCTGTTTTCAGTGCTGGTGCTGACCTTGCTTACCTACAGCAATTACAAAATAACACCCATGAAGAGAATGTTCAGGATAGCCAAAACCTGAAGACACTGTTCACAACGATCTATTATTTACCAAAGGTGGTGATTGCGCAGGTTGAAGGACATGCTATTGCTGGCGGATGCGGACTGGCAACGGTCTGTGACGTTACTTTCGCAGTTCCTGAGGCTGGTTTCGGCTATACAGAAGTAAAATTAGGCTTTGTTCCTGCAATCGTTTCCTGTTTTCTGATGCGCAAAACCAGCGAAACAATTGCCAAAAAGATACTGCTGACGGGCGATTTATTCTCTGCTGAGCAAGCACTGGCCTATAATTTGATTACTTATGTAACAAATAAAGATGAAATTAGTCAGAAGGTACAGGATTTTGCGCAAAAGCTTTGCAATGAAGCCTCCGGAAACGCCTTAATGGTAACTAAACAACTCATTGGTCAGACGACTAATCCGGAATTGGAAAAGAGCCTGAATTTAGCGGTACAAATTAATGCCAGAGTTAGAGAGAGTGAAGACTTTAAAAAAGGAATTGCTTCTTTTCTCAGCAAGGAAAAAATTAAATGGTAA
- a CDS encoding DUF4412 domain-containing protein, translating to MLKSIKTSVLAVILISTAVIANAQKKVNEGTLTYGITYELTAEQQSMASQLPKETKLKFNGNLLKIEMQQGPAKITIISDGVQKNGLVLVDVPPIQKQYAVKTTKEETEQTMGKTPVLSDFKATGEKLKIGNYNTEKYTYKDDKGAAYELWATNDIQLPEGIIGEEFKALKGTPIKFTRVQNGVKAVLTITSVAEDKVGPITLDVPSAYEITTMDALRAMGGQ from the coding sequence ATGTTAAAGTCGATTAAAACGAGTGTACTAGCTGTCATATTAATCAGCACAGCTGTGATAGCAAATGCACAGAAAAAAGTAAATGAAGGTACACTTACCTATGGTATTACTTATGAGCTGACTGCAGAACAGCAGTCTATGGCTTCACAGCTGCCTAAAGAGACTAAGTTAAAATTCAATGGAAATCTGTTAAAAATAGAAATGCAGCAAGGACCTGCAAAAATTACAATTATCTCGGACGGAGTTCAGAAAAACGGATTGGTATTAGTTGACGTACCTCCTATCCAAAAACAATATGCAGTAAAAACTACCAAAGAAGAAACTGAGCAGACTATGGGTAAAACTCCTGTTTTAAGTGATTTCAAAGCTACTGGTGAGAAATTAAAAATAGGAAACTATAATACAGAGAAATATACTTATAAAGATGATAAAGGTGCTGCTTATGAGCTTTGGGCAACGAATGATATTCAATTGCCAGAAGGAATCATTGGCGAAGAATTCAAAGCTTTAAAAGGTACACCTATCAAATTTACACGTGTACAAAACGGTGTGAAAGCAGTTTTAACAATTACTTCAGTGGCTGAAGATAAAGTTGGCCCGATTACATTGGACGTTCCTTCAGCTTATGAAATAACAACGATGGATGCTTTAAGAGCAATGGGCGGTCAATAA